From the Plasmodium malariae genome assembly, chromosome: 2 genome, one window contains:
- the PmUG01_02023300 gene encoding alpha/beta hydrolase, putative, whose amino-acid sequence MGNSLSNSALFRPTEPSYDDDLKNLIFIPELMNIDINRFWDDKTFEIFNKEENTKELNKKKFPALFLYNSKKLKTKHTIMYFHSNSCDLGQIYDELQNLYKHLHANILAIEYVGFGLCYLEGSTNQYNINRRALAAYYFLRSLNLKSENIILFGRSIGTGVATKLAYNLKLLGNFVGGIILHSPYISIEKLVEEYFSYSSYIIENIYDNFKNLSILSNNDDSDTPFLLIHGKEDEVISVSHSEYLMKNLNNKFKTASYPSDSYHNYYYVIDDLGVPIKTFLDTSSKSRYESSVDIIVPKSFFKKELTTYRINYIRADEHEKKKDGNLKKADNTLYLQQIRKEKKKGVINTINNNKSDKSDKSDKSDKSDKSDKSDKSDKSDKSDKSDKMNKSMNRVQRLAEEYSKKLDANQKEKSSDTIGKINKYGSPTNKDKYHKNKGIPCMDKEVDTDVSREGKIKQKKYIDHNLLNISQKGKIKTEHNQQICSSEQSDSKSDTQKEKKNF is encoded by the exons atgggCAATTCCCTATCGAATTCAGCACTATTTCGTCCTACCGAACCAAGT TATGATGATGACTTGAAAAACCTAATATTTATTCCCGAGTTAATGAATATTGATATAAACAGATTTTGGGATGATAAAacatttgaaatatttaataaagaagagaatacaaaagaattaaataaaaaaaaatttcccgCTCTGTTTTTATACAACtcgaaaaaattaaaaactaaACATACTATCATGTATTTTCATAGCAATTCTTGTGATTTAGGACAAATATATGATGAGTTACAAAACTTATATAAACATCTACATGCAAATATTTTAGCAATAGAATATGTCGGATTTGGTTTATGTTACTTGGAAGGTTCTACTAATCAGTACAATATTAACCGACGAGCATTGGctgcatattattttttaagatctttaaatttaaaaagtgaaaatattatactgTTTGGTAGATCAATAGGTACAGGTGTTGCTACTAAATTagcatataatttaaaattgcTTGGAAATTTTGTAGGAGGAATTATATTACATTCGCCATATATATCTATTGAAAAATTAGTTGaggaatatttttcttattcttcttatattattgaaaatatatatgataattttaaaaatctgTCAATTCTTAGTAACAACGATGATTCTGATACTCCGTTCTTACTTATACATGGAAAAGAAGATGAAGTAATAAGTGTATCTCATTCTGAATATCTCatgaaaaatttgaataataaGTTCAAAACAGCTTCTTATCCTAGTGATTCCTACCATAATTATTACTATGTCATTGAC GACCTTGGTGTACCCATCAAGACATTTCTGGACACCTCGAGCAAATCGCGGTATGAAAGTAGTGTCGACATTATTGTTCCAAagtccttttttaaaaaaga GCTAACTACATACcgaataaattatatcagAGCAGATGAacatgaaaagaaaaaggatggaaatttgaaaaaagcAGATAATACATTGTACCTTCAAcaaataagaaaagaaaaaaagaaaggagtaatcaatacaataaataataataaaagtgaTAAAAGTGATAAAAGTGATAAAAGTGATAAAAGTGATAAAAGTGACAAAAGTGACAAAAGTGACAAAAGTGACAAAAGTGACAAAAGTgacaaaatgaataaaagtATGAATAGAGTTCAAAGATTGGCTGAGGAATATTCAAAGAAACTGGATGCTAAtcagaaagaaaaaagtagtGACACAAtaggtaaaataaataagtatgGGAGTCCTacaaataaagataaatatcACAAAAATAAAGGTATACCTTGTATGGATAAAGAAGTAGACACAGATGTTAGCAgagaaggaaaaataaaacaaaagaaatatattgatcataatttattaaatatatcacaaaaaggaaaaattaaaacagaACATAATCAACAAATATGTTCCTCTGAACAAAGCGATTCAAAAAGTGACactcaaaaagaaaaaaaaaatttttaa
- the PmUG01_02022800 gene encoding actin-like protein, putative — protein MEKRLKKNDYENEYKYYILQMGRKYTYVGFSGLHKPLSVHITPDFFLYNENFHNVVEDKNKIYEIIQMFSKKEKGETELYKETGYSLSTEKEKSDELTKKVSFSNNMASPAEGADNFSTHNRAEDYATSAKSIIYNGYAEDDEGNYIDGDENNNKLEKHEPNEKRKEKGKNLIYHYEYKYNQDINLWNKFFEEFVFKIFHNFLKTSNKAKKVIVVLNMFIPTIIKYALCKSLIENFEYSSISYINDLVSPLYLCNCNTCVVIDLGYLNCRLLPIINGFPLYHHYTYINNGGFYINNEIKRLLKEQYIKRNMCKGKDPNNDITYSSNGASSNSVNNNRYNNMTCSGEKVINVHEKKKNIDTDISSELLNYYYNLYPLDEILNVIDSMTDDNIENMKIRYCYLKNEKTNFSSDKYVLYQFKNYEIIIEPNTRWKACEILFNMDHEQNIYSLLSSIVDKLNIFESSVFYNILLVGGCSNIKGIISKITQTFYEVLKEKKTFIKDFGNKINFLLPKISPNLRQFIGASICSNLENLPDYTQEHIINNVLYDHLNEDVYLTFKK, from the exons atggaaaaaaggcttaaaaaaaatgattacgaaaatgaatataaatactaCATACTACAAATGG gaAGAAAATACACCTATGTAGGCTTTTCAGGATTACACAAACCTCTATCGGTTCATATCACGCCagatttttttctttacaacgaaaattttcataatgtTGTTGaagacaaaaataaaatttatgagATAATACAAATGTtttcaaaaaaggaaaagggcGAAACTGAGTTATATAAAGAGACAGGTTATTCATTGTCTactgaaaaagaaaaatcggATGAACTAACAAAGAAAGTAAgtttttctaataatatgGCTTCGCCTGCCGAAGGTGCCGATAACTTTTCTACTCATAACCGTGCAGAGGATTACGCTACTTCGGCTAAAAGTATCATATATAATGGATATGCTGAAGATGATGAAGGGAATTACATCGATGgagatgaaaataataataaattagaaaaacaTGAACCCAatgagaaaagaaaagaaaaaggaaagaacTTGATTTACCATTacgaatataaatataaccaAGATATTAACTTATGgaacaaattttttgaagaatttgttttcaaaatatttcataatttccTTAAAACAAGTAACAAGGCAAAAAAAGTTATTGTCGTTTTGAATATGTTTATCCCtacaataattaaatatgctCTTTGTAAAAGtttaatagaaaattttgaatattctTCAATTTCTTATATCAACGACTTAGTATCTCCATTATATCTGTGCAACTGCAATACATGTGTTGTAATTGATTTGGGTTATTTAAATTGTAGATTGTTGCCTATAATAAATGGATTTCCTTTATATCATCATTATACCTATATAAACAATGGTGGATTTTATATcaataatgaaattaaaagattattaaaagaacaatacataaaaagaaatatgtgTAAAGGGAAAGATCCAAATAATGATATCACGTACAGTTCTAATGGTGCTAGCTCTAACAGCGTTAATAATAATCGGTACAACAATATGACATGTTCAGGTGAAAAAGTGATAAAtgtacatgaaaaaaaaaaaaatatagatacaGATATATCATCTGAATTATTAAACTATTACTATAATTTATATCCTCTAgatgaaattttaaatgttattGATAGCATGACAGATgataatattgaaaatatgaaaataagatattgttatttaaaaaatgaaaaaactaaTTTTAGCAGtgataaatatgttttatatcaatttaaaaattatgaaataattatagaaCCTAACACTAGATGGAAGGCTTGTGAAATATTATTCAATATGGATCATGAGCAGAATATATACTCTTTACTTTCATCTATAGTAGAtaaattgaatatttttgaatcctctgttttttataatatattactgGTTGGTGGTTGTAGTAATATTAAGGgaattatttcaaaaattacaCAAACATTCTATGAAGTactaaaggaaaaaaaaacattcatTAAAGATTttggaaataaaataaattttctccTTCCTAAAATATCCCCTAATTTACGTCAATTTATAGGGGCTTCTATCTGCTCCAATTTGGAAAATCTTCCTGACTATACTCAGGAACATATTATCAACAATGTTTTATATGATCACCTCAATGAAGATGTTTACTTAACCTTTAAGAAATAG
- the PmUG01_02023200 gene encoding zinc finger, C3HC4 type, putative, with protein sequence MGEENYSAESSSPKNLYFEEVESEIREFKVKQNDTFNFYLDSIDKLLEKVQRAKRDVEERIKKKENMKSERESLSDNNSSGNNNKRNNNNSCDNNNNRDNNNNSGNNAAVKSIISSHRDVKSNYDVKELVKDVKELKLTEKVNEENKKFYNILLLSYRGIISLIKQETPEIFKNIYIKKDVILRLILLHFLQKGDFFMYYVLNKEIEKKKEKRIKKNGINMTNEPNDNSTLNSYNAKVKDGIVPILGNKNEQNVFDKDRETFSKSKLLGKLTFIRNICPLSCGGKKEKMKQVPLLKGIELYTDRNCSKNDALEWNHSESVNDDNSKYYSNNILGDHHNYKHIKDEISFYDIRNDEVMGNPSKDRYYNNGKYSILLNNIKIDKVKNYKGKLFHELKKEYISKISFENNSEQIDIKHTLIEKEVFEGYRKLHTILYNLKNFEVVTCIDWYNNCSESTKKKYSKLIYLLHCIKYLIYSKENKEKALTCLRDLMMNYNENRSHISRLSTFICIGVDNFFFKDMFSNVHSKVFNYFKRAFNEEGIIINVKGKDKLNTKGKRNGGKKGIRSINKDGSKKNVRKILASNFIEKVKNRGKHNTSKKEEKGESYEYSEDDDELHVDSIDSSVYDSEEDEESSSIVDYVTKEAIESRDGHTSRKKKKGKKKEMTKLNKKRKERKKSIKVNEQILERKIKKNKEKIMKRNKQKEQNINSSYKICQKEYALNIKMGRNKGPLIHNNIYKEKHAHIVTGGLNNSQVELEVENNSRPLSEKYIENNIYELLKEENRKRNPFYYDASNDYYTSNKNLILPKVKLSNSKKNQDKKRSDGKEENEVKEEEEEEEEEVEKLKKGWYSYIFNCAKDVFSEVHSRNDKEHVINSNCKFDSNVDRYYNDIDVNEKKESEGIYLYELSENELSQIYQNDNSYKTYKKLNKATQFYDNKDTKILSNSIQNLNCGYHKNCININTNNFTNWFSSYYVNHHNGSNTYCSSNNFFSNVNNDRNNKTYSNIQWLNSYNMLNESCFVRRPNILKRKFAKCKFLNRLCKNDKINEKKKKIDTTLLSNEIGSNKLLPYEEKKTNEESEYKKEIDSSSTSCGLNKGNKIIKLKRKTEVGGDHINSSSISNKIKKIEEEYAQFKENTEYENAQWYSSSYSNTSLSSGHTFYSSSGDDINFSSSSNSDDNKKEDINKVKEEVDLIKEDFLKKNAMIALLNTNNIQAYNRAILAAKNTRLTKTSIDVSRILLTHALTNREIYTLHNSLSNNKSNAEFRRICLKWKANKVKRRNRLRKREKNNEKKNKEKHDKKKKNEERAQEDNEKDNNRDNSNSNNNNAKRSDEVNSKKNKKGSPAQSKIKIKCVNKKKGNPPESSVKSSSTSALGNFDVNDVITLTKECLLLKKENEKKNEDEKVKIEKCSKREEINEELVEKRKCNQESAKEEKKENPAERVKEINEGIGKQEVDKNKNTMDSGNNDGGVAGNANSIEKLDILNKKDNKIFLCEEIRVKEKDIERVPIEEETNERDKKSENNKMSVDENYINKSIEEINEKGEREGRNKMEKVNEENAQIEKKHIEIDEQNEWGKKTCVEDEIKGDKDHLLATNKKEMDGGNKEKRKIKENIEAKIKKEKKAVFLGTYKKNFKKRRYYSNFLLDEQTETKMKRNKNEASDNKSNKNKKETWKTDHERKNCGSSSSGEFKKKKKGNEKEKKKKKNNMKNDEKNSKPNKSKGAGKENNNGNLKDRKFKKGKEKKNCKEKKVYIHLESPLSILVCGGLISSKKLIEAQAILKENNKRLQEAKNSSSSNNANAKGTHNSIDKLAKEQNNKKKKESSSLFSNSLAVEVDLSGCFFFHSSFTCPISRDKSSKDNPPYLLTCGHAICKSCVDKIHAQRSRQFKCPMCPQYLHLLEIIPLYFN encoded by the exons ATGGGTGAAGAAAACTATTCAGCAGAAAGTAGCAGTCCAAAAAACCTATATTTTGAAGAAGTTGAAAGTGAAATAAGAGAATTTAAAGTAAAGCAAAATGATACTTTTAACTTTTACCTGGACAGTATAGATAAACTCTTAGAAAAAGTTCAAAGGGCAAAAAGGGATGTAGAAgaaagaataaagaaaaaggaaaatatgaaaagcGAACGCGAAAGTTTAAGTGATAATAATAGcagtggtaataataataaaaggaataataataatagttgtgataataataacaatagggataataataataatagtggtAATAATGCAGCAGTTAAAAGCATCATTTCTAGTCATAGAGATGTCAAAAGTAATTACGATGTAAAAGAACTAGTGAAAGATGtgaaagaattaaaattgacagaaaaagtaaatgaagaaaataaaaagttttacAACATTTTACTGTTATCATATAGAGGAATAATATCTTTAATTAAACAGGAGACACCtgaaattttcaaaaatatttatataaaaaaggatgtTATTCTTAGATTAATTCTATTGCATTTTTTGCAAAAGGGGGATTTctttatgtattatgtattgAATAaggaaattgaaaaaaagaaagaaaaaagaataaagaaaaatggtATAAATATGACAAATGAGCCAAATGATAATTCAACATTGAATTCTTATAATGCAAAGGTAAAGGATGGGATTGTTCCCATTttaggaaataaaaatgagcAAAATGTATTTGATAAAGATAGGGAGACATTTAGTAAGTCTAAATTGTTAGGTAAGCTTACGTTTATTCGTAATATTTGCCCATTATCTTGTggaggaaaaaaggaaaaaatgaaacaggTACCCCTTTTAAAAGGAATAGAATTATATACTGACAGGAACTGCTCTAAGAATGATGCTTTAGAATGGAATCATTCTGAAAGTGTAAATGATGACAATAGTAAATATTACAGTAATAACATTTTAGGAGACCACCataattataaacatattaaggATGAAATATCCTTTTATGATATTAGAAATGATGAAGTAATGGGTAATCCTAGTAAAGACaggtattataataatggcaAATATTCTATCCTTcttaataacataaaaatagataaagttaaaaattacaaaggCAAGTTATTtcatgaattaaaaaaagaatacataAGCAAAATAAGCTTTGAGAATAATTCTGAACAAATAGATATCAAACATACATTAATTGAGAAGGAAGTATTTGAGGGTTATAGAAAGCTACAtaccattttatataatttaaaaaattttgaagtaGTTACATGTATTGATTGGTACAATAATTGCAGTGAATCGACTAAGAAGAAATATTCCAagctaatatatttattacattgtattaaatatttaatatattcaaaagaaaataaagaaaaagctTTAACGTGCTTAAGGGATCTTATGATGAACTATAATGAAAACAGATCGCATATATCAAGATTAAGtacttttatatgtataggtgttgataatttcttttttaaagacATGTTTTCAAATGTTCACTCAAAggtttttaattattttaaacgAGCATTTAATGAAGAaggaataattattaatgtaAAGGGGAAAGACAAATTGAACACAAAGGGAAAAAGAAATGGAGGAAAGAAGGGGATAAGATCGATCAATAAGGATgggagtaaaaaaaatgttcgaAAAATTTTAGCAAGcaattttatagaaaaagtaaaaaacagAGGGAAACACAATACCTCaaaaaaggaggaaaaagGTGAAAGTTATGAATATAGCGAGGATGATGATGAGCTTCATGTCGATAGCATAGATAGCAGTGTATATGATAGCGAAGAGGACGAAGAGAGCAGCTCCATCGTGGACTATGTAACAAAGGAAGCCATAGAAAGTAGAGATGGACATACttcaagaaaaaagaaaaaaggaaaaaaaaaagaaatgacaaaattaaataagaaaaggaaagaaagGAAGAAGAGTATAAAGGTGAATGAACAAATtttagaaagaaaaataaaaaaaaacaaggaaaagataatgaaaagaaataaacaaaaggaacaaaatataaattcttcATATAAGATATGTCAAAAAGAATATGCGTTAAATATCAAAATGGGTCGTAATAAGGGACCTTTAATacataacaatatatataaggaaaaGCACGCACATATTGTGACAGGTGGTTTGAATAACAGTCAAGTTGAACTAGAGGTGGAAAATAATTCCCGTCCGTTaagtgaaaaatatatagaaaacaatatttatgaattattaaaagaagaaaataggAAACGAAACCCATTCTACTATGATGCGTCCAATGATTATTACACAAGTAACAAAAATTTGATTCTACCAAAAGTGAAATTGAGTAATAGTAAGAAAAATCAGGACAAGAAAAGAAGTGATGGAAAGGAGGAAAATGAAGtgaaagaagaagaagaagaggagGAGGAAGAAGTGGAGAAACTGAAAAAAGGTTGGTAtagttacatttttaattgtgCAAAGGACGTTTTTTCAGAAGTACATTCTCGAAATGATAAGGAGCATGTTATAAACAGTAACTGTAAATTTGATAGTAATGTAGATAGATATTATAATGATATTGAtgtgaatgaaaaaaaggaatcagaaggtatatatttgtatgagTTAAGTGAAAATGAATTATCtcaaatatatcaaaatgaTAACTCGTATAAAActtataaaaagttaaataagGCAACACagttttatgataataaggatacaaaaattttaagtaattctattcaaaatttaaattgtggttatcataaaaattgcataaatataaacacgAATAATTTTACTAATTGGTTCTCCTCCTATTATGTTAACCATCATAATGGAAGCAATACATATTGTAGCagcaataattttttcagtAATGTAAATAACGACAGAAACAACAAAACATATAGTAATATTCAATGGTTGAACTCATATAACATGTTGAATGAATCCTGTTTCGTAAGGAGACCAAATATCTTAAAGAGAAAATTTGCAAAATGTAAGTTTTTAAATCGTCtttgtaaaaatgataagataaatgaaaaaaaaaaaaaaattgatactACTCTATTGTCTAACGAAATTGGTTCTAACAAATTATTACCCTATGAAGAGAAGAAAACAAATGAAGAAAGTGagtataaaaaggaaatagaCAGTAGTAGCACAAGTTGTGGTTTAAACAAAGGAAACAAaatcataaaattaaaaagaaaaacagaaGTTGGAGGAGATCACattaatagtagtagtatatcaaacaaaattaaaaaaattgaagaagaATATGCCCAATTTAAGGAAAATACCGAATATGAAAATGCACAGTGGTACAGTAGTTCATATAGTAATACATCCTTAAGCTCTGGTCatactttttattcttcTAGTGGAGATGATATCAACTTTTCTAGTTCTTCTAACTCTGATGATAATAAGAAAGAGGATATTAACAAAGTAAAAGAAGAAGTTGATTTAATTAAAgaagattttttaaaaaagaatgctATGATAGctttattaaatacaaaCAATATACAAGCGTACAATAGAGCTATATTAGCTGCAAAAAATACTAGGTTAACAAAAACATCTATAGATGTTAGTAGGATTTTGTTAACTCATGCTTTAACCAATAGAGAGATCTATACCTTGCACAATTCATTGTcgaataataaaagtaatgcGGAGTTTCGACGCATCTGTTTGAAGTGGAAGGCGAATAAGGTGAAGAGAAGAAATCGTCTGAgaaaaagagagaaaaataatgaaa aaaagaacaaagaaaaacacgataagaaaaagaaaaacgagGAAAGGGCACAGgaagataatgaaaaagataataatagGGATAACAgcaatagcaataataataatgcaaaaaGAAGCGATGAggttaattcaaaaaaaaataaaaaaggctCCCCGGCgcaaagtaaaataaaaatcaagtgcgtaaataaaaaaaagggcaACCCCCCCGAATCTTCTGTTAAGTCATCATCTACGAGTGCTTTAGGAAATTTTGATGTGAATGATGTTATCACATTAACAAAAGAATGTTTACTgttgaaaaaggaaaacgagaaaaagaatgaagatgaaaaggtaaaaattgaaaaatgctcaaaaagagaagaaataaatgaagagTTAGTTGAAAAACGTAAGTGTAACCAAGAGTCCGCgaaagaagagaaaaaagagaatccTGCAGAACGAGTGAAAGAAATAAACGAAGGGATAGGGAAGCAGGAAGTTGATAAGAACAAAAACACGATGGATAGCGGTAATAACGATGGTGGTGTTGCTGGAAATGCTAACAGTATTGAAAAATTAGACATACTgaataaaaaggataataaaatttttctctGTGAAGAGATACGTGTAAAGGAAAAAGATATAGAGAGGGTTCCAATTGAAGAGGAAACTAATGAAAGGGATAAAAAgagtgaaaataataaaatgagcGTAGacgaaaattatataaataaaagcatAGAAGAAATAAACGAAAAAGGAGAGAGAGaaggaagaaataaaatggagaaggtaaatgaagaaaatgctcaaatagaaaaaaaacacataGAAATAGATGAACAAAATGAGTGGGGAAAGAAAACTTGTGTTGAGGATGAAATCAAAGGTGATAAAGATCATTTGCTTGCAAcgaacaaaaaagaaatggatggcggaaataaagaaaaaagaaaaattaaggaaaatattgaggcaaaaattaaaaaagaaaagaaagcaGTTTTTTTAGGGACATACAAGAAAAACTTTAAAAAGAGAAGATATTATTCCAATTTTTTACTTGATGAGCAAACAGAAACTAAAATgaagagaaataaaaatgaagctAGTGATAACAagtcaaataaaaataaaaaggaaactT ggAAAACAGATCATGAGAGAAAAAATTGCGGCAGTAGTAGTAGCGGTGAatttaagaagaaaaaaaaaggaaatgaaaaggaaaaaaagaagaagaaaaataatatgaaaaacgatgaaaaaaattcaaaaccaaataaaagcaaaggcgcaggaaaagaaaataataatggaaatCTTAAAgatagaaaatttaaaaaaggaaaggaaaaaaaaaattgtaaagagaaaaaagtatACATCCATTTGGAAAG CCCTTTATCCATCCTGGTATGCGGTGGATTAATAAGCtcgaaaaaattaatagaagCTCAGGCCATTTTGAAGGAAAACAATAAAAGATTACAAGAAGCCAAAAATAGTTCTTCATCGAATAATGCAAATGCAAAAGGAACACATAATTCTATTGATAAATTAGCAAAGGagcaaaataataagaagaaaaaagaaagctCTTCTCTGTTTTCGAATTCGTTAGCAGTAGAAGTTGATTTGAGTGGATGTTTCTTTTTCCATTCTTCATTTACTTGTCCTATTAGTAGGGATAAATCTTCAAAGGACAATCCTCCCTACCTACTTACGTGTGGACATGCCATTTGcaa AAGCTGTGTTGATAAAATTCACGCGCAAAGATCCAGACAATTCAAGTGTCCAATGTGTCCGCAGTATTTACATTTGTTGGAG ATAATTcccttatattttaattaa
- the PmUG01_02023100 gene encoding conserved Plasmodium protein, unknown function, which yields MGEIQKSRIVDLFNLKKKDQDYIDKKDLITILKSLGFKICYEIFQDDKKSYSFDELNDYILKFQSNYYGKKKIENCIKFLNPSHEMINKNALKSLLCENGNKFTENEFKKFLVDVPVDIDGNIKHSDLVEKYKDF from the exons atgggTGAAATtcaa AAATCAAGAATTGTAGACTTGtttaatttaaagaaaaaagatcAAGATTATATTGATAAGAAAGATTTAATAACAATACTAAAATCTTTAGG gtttaaaatatgttatgaAATATTTCAAGACGATAAAAAGAGCTACAGTTTTGATGAACTGAATGActatattcttaaatttcAAAGCAACTATtatggaaagaaaaaaattgaaaattgtATTAAGTTTTTGAACCCATCcc atgaaatgataaataaaaatgcgtTAAAATCTCTCTTATGCGAAAATGGGAATAAGTTCACAGAAAACGAATTTAAAAAGTTCCTAGTTGATGTACCT GTGGATATAGACGGAAACATTAAACATTCTGACTTAGTTGAAAAGTACAAagacttttaa
- the PmUG01_02022900 gene encoding conserved Plasmodium protein, unknown function: MGKGAVHPNGSNFCRSLKYNIVDKMRKLVETNLYDRPRWLEWSERAPPMEIYNISLKSKYNNNKYMDLIKFLLKKYPHLRFQDCYVEGNNNIKGYDFFRNDHIITQMATHQLYYMNRGYGKKEALEKVEKEFYNRRMMIEKQQKINMCLAIDEKIKPLYTNGYSYLYEKMADNEKTYLNVILKKLRYMRQKLEKENKANDINPNDKINSTSKYSESDNTSKKDNE, from the coding sequence ATGGGGAAGGGCGCTGTACACCCAAATGGCTCAAACTTTTGCAGATCTCTAAAATACAATATTGTAGACAAAATGAGAAAACTTGTTGAAACCAATTTGTATGACAGACCACGATGGCTAGAGTGGTCAGAAAGGGCTCCACCAATGGAAATATACAACATCAGTTTGAagtcaaaatataataataataaatacatggatttaataaaatttctcttaaaaaaatacccCCATTTGAGATTTCAGGATTGCTACGTTGaaggtaataataacataaaggGGTATGACTTCTTTAGAAATGATCATATAATTACTCAAATGGCTACTCATCAGTTATATTACATGAATAGGggatatggaaaaaaagagGCTTTagaaaaagtagaaaaagaattttataatagAAGAATGATGATTGAAAAgcagcaaaaaataaatatgtgctTAGCTattgatgaaaaaattaaacctCTTTATACTAATGGTTACTcctatttatatgaaaaaatggcTGACAATGAAAAGACATATCTAAACgttatacttaaaaaattaagatatatGAGGCAAAAATTAGAAAAGGAGAATAAAGCAAATGATATTAATCCAAATGATAAAATCAACAGTACTTCAAAATACTCGGAAAGTGATAACACATCGAAAAAAGACAATGAATAA
- the PmUG01_02023000 gene encoding conserved Plasmodium protein, unknown function, with protein sequence MKHISSFLRKFICTHKNMTEEDFTILKKKLRYKFRSVGMLELDTLINSYINLNINKIDKDKAKLLYNLIDIDTNNLIKLFYFYSNKDNHNMEKLSHFLKNMNEKEIKDTFKLLIDILNNNERHTTSP encoded by the exons ATGAAGCATATTTCGAGTTTTTTACGAAAGTTCATTTGTactcataaaaatatgactGAGGAAGATTtcacaattttaaaaaaaaagttaagatATAAATTTAGAAGT GTTGGCATGCTAGAGCTAGATACGTTAATAAACAGTTACATAAACTTgaacattaataaaattgataaagataaagcaaaattactatataatttaattgatatagatacaaataatttaataaagttgttttatttttattcaaacAAGGATAATCATAACATGGAGAAGCTAtcccattttttaaaaaatatgaatgaaaaagaaataaaagatacgtttaaattattaattgatattcttaataataaCGAAAGGCATACTACATCaccataa